In Cryptomeria japonica chromosome 5, Sugi_1.0, whole genome shotgun sequence, the genomic window TTGAAAAGAAGTGTTTTATAATCACTGTTTAGTCCACTAGGCTAGGATTTTTCTTCTCTTGGTTAAAACTCTAACATCAATTTTATGACATGGAACTATGATTAAAAACATCTCAAACCATCACATAATATGTATCAAGTGTTGATTGTAACATCCCTTGTATGGTGGTATGATatgtaataaatatttttaattatttattgaaGTTTGATAATAATTAGGGCATTAATTTTTATAAAGAATCctagtatgaaactagaaatattTTACACTTCTGACTCATAATATCTATCTAGAAATTCTCAAAAAATGAGctcaaaattaagattaaaattcatgggatcattctCACAATCATATACCTAAAGCAAACAATTCTGCACACGAAAATTTGACTTGATGACCCAAGATAATATATAATTTAACATAAAATTAAAATAAGACCTTTAAAATATACccatataaaatcaataaaattatctTATTGTTAGTTTTTACGCAAAAATATATCACTTATATGTTAATCCTTACACTAACAATAATCatcctaaaataaaaataaaaataaaaatagaaagacatttaattttaaaacataaaacttATATTAAAAGCTTCTTTAATTGTGAAGAGTTTGTCAATTTAAAAAAATAGATGGATCACTTCTAAGACATGGCCATATATGATATGTTAACCAGCATGACTTCTTTCGTTATATTCATACTATGCATCCATAGAAGATGTTTTAGGCAATTTTTTATGGACATGGTTTAGACATTTAGTAGTCAAATATATAACTAGTTTTAGAGGATCGTTTGATTGTTAGGTgataattttttttaggtttgctttttaaaaaatagttttatgATCATGTTAAATATGAACAATAATAAGTTATCTAAATGTCTTAGGATCATGTAGGTTTAAATTATGTTTAGGTGTTTTAATTAAGTTGTTCTTAACATGTTTCTTCTTTGAATATGATTGATATTTGAATGGTGTTTGTGAATGAGAATGATTGTAGTCAAATGTTTTCAAATATAAGGACAACATTAAGTTGTAAATATGTTTAGGTCATGTTCAACCCGAGTTGGCTTGGTGGTGgaaaacttgtgctcttgaaagaagggtcacaagttcaaatcctacaaggggtagggtatgtacaccttattggcTTGGCGCATTAcccataaaaaaaatatttagattGTCAACATATTTAAGGATAAGCAACAATAAAGAAATGAACCTCACTTTTTACAAAATTGTACATCTATCAAAATATGATTGCATCTAACATTCTTTCCAAACTgacacaaaattaaattaaataaatatacaaatttcacggaaaaaaaaaaaaaaattagaatcccCAACTAGATGTTACAGTTAAAAatcttttaaaattataaaatacccACAGCAAATTTGGATCTTTCTATTCCACCAGTACCTTACAATTCCTACCATCAACCAATCCTCCAATCTTTAAATTAAAGATGCTCATGACAAAACCttagaaagaaaaaaattaagGATCATATTTCTATTTCCACCAGTACCTTACAGTTCCTCCTCTAAAACATCCACTCCACAGTATGACTTATAATTTCCATAAAGGCTATCCACCATGAGGATCACATGGTGCAAAGGGATCATTCATATAGTTCTCCCAGTATATCTCCTGCCTTATCTGTGCACTGTAAACTTCCACAAGCTCACTGTGTTGATCATGGATATGTGTGGTGATTTGTCCAAGTGTTTTATAGACTTCGACACAAGAATTCCCTTCACAAACATAGCTAGTTATTCTATGCCCATCTCCACTGTCTTCTGTCACTACGGTATAGTGGACACGTAAATTTTGGGTAACGAAACATTCCACCTTTTCTTTTTTCAGAGAGACAAGCAAGCGATCCGTGGCCTGCAACCTCTCCTTCCACACAGAATCCAACTTGTGTTCCAGTTCAGCAGCTGGCAGATTTTTTAATACATCTTCACTGACAAAACTCTTGTCTACTTCAATCATCTTATAATAATGTATTTTATGAACACGCCACAAATATGTAATCACCACATTCAGAAGCTCTATCCCAACAAGAGTTCTAATGCTGTGATCTGGGTTTCTTACATGGACAAACTGGGCAAAGAACCCATCTTGTCCAAAGGAAAGCAGAAGATTTTCTTCAATACCCTTCTCTGCATCAAACTTGGCAATAAGGTGGCGCGCCAGGTTCAAGTCGTTCAAAATTCTCTCATCATTTTGAGGTGGCTCAAATTCCAAGATCATCAAAGGATCATTGATAGTTCTAAAGAAGTCCCTTGCCGCTTTCTTTCCATCTTCATTTCGTTTTTGAATAGCAATCTCTATGTGGGAAGGATGGTACAGATCATTTAATCTGGGATCGTCTTTATGGGTATAGAAAAAGTCCTCTTTCTTGACGCGAAGATCGGATTCGAACAAACGGTGTGCTTCCTCAGGTAGTGTGTTAACATCGAGCTCGGCGAGAAATTGTTTGTAAAGGTCTAATGGAGATTTTCGTACAAATGCGATTTGATTCCTTTCCTTCAAAGGGGAATTTCTGGTAGACCTTGAAGGTCTTGAACTGTATTCATGGTGACGCCTGCTGTGTCTGTCACGGCTTCTGTTGTGATGCCTTCTGTGTCTGTCATGGCTTCGGCTTCTGCTTCTGCTTCTGCTTCTGCCACGCCTCACATGAAATTCTCTGGACCTGTGTGATCGGTTTGGGATTCGATCCCGTGACCTTTGATTCGAAGATGATGTGAATCTGTGCCTGCTACTGTCATGGCGTCTCCCTCTCCGGGAAGGAGAAGGGGAAGCCATGGGGTCGTTTTTGGTTAACAGCGTGGGGCAGCTTTTACATTCCTTGCCATGTCCATGCTTTTAAGGTGGCGTTTTTTGAAATGAACTTTTGGAATTCCGACTTTTGGTCTTTCATAAATGATTTTCTAGCATCTAGATGGTTCTTAAATAAATGGATTTCAAATTTATGTCTGTTGATCTTCCATAAATCTTTAATAAATGGATTTCAAATTTATGTCTGTTGGTCTTCCATAAATCTTTAATATGATTCCTTGGAAGACATTAGTATTAGTTTTCTTGTTATGTTCTGAATTATTTCAACCTCTTTTCATTTAGAATGAACTTTTATAttttagattaattgtatttaaggagaaacttataatttgaatgcgcttttttttcaattaatttgcaTTGGAATTTATGtactaaacaaaaataaaatgagaTATGCTATAGTTTGGAATCATCTTATTTGTCAAATTTATATTTTTCTGTTTTTTCCTTTTTTGGATTGATAATTTGTATTTTAGCTAGTGGTGTTTTTATTTTTAACTTCTTATTTGaaaatgaggattttttttttcaaaatgggcAAGATCATAAAACTTGTTTGACCCCACATTTAACCTAGAACCTTGACCTTGTTTAACTCAATTTTACTTTAAATTGGAAGTATTGGAGAAATAACTAATTTTTTATGCTAATATGTTTCTATATGTGATAAAAATATGCTTATATGTTTCTATATGATAAAATGATTTTAACTTTCTTATTATAAAGCATTTAATATTATCAAATTCTCATCTCtaatataaatgtttttttttttaatttcttatcatTTGAGCTACAAAAATATTCTATATGATAAAATGATTTTAACTTTCTTATTATAAAGCATTTAATATTATCAAATTCTCATCTCtaatataaatgtttttttttttaatttcttatcatTTGAGCTACAAAAATATTGCAATTAGGATGTCACTTCTATGAAAAAATTAATAGATaaagtatttcaaaaaattattttttatattatgttgtgtataatttttaaattaatttaaatattattaatagatTTTAAGGTCAATCACAAAAATATCTACATAATTGAAAAAGAAAGATCAATAAATTTATCTCTACTATTTGCATGCATTGctcaatttttttaacaaaaaacaaATCTCCTATTTTTTGTGAAGTTTCCTATTTTTGCATAAGACAGGGACTCTAGCTATATCATAGCTCTTGTTTTATTAGTAGTAAATTTTAAATTGGAATAGTCTTTCTCAACTGATAATTTTAGCTACCTTAAAATAGTAGGGAGCATTTGGAGGAAAATAGTGAGCCTCAAGCTCTCCCCAACAATCAACATGGAAGATAACTAATTTTGCTTAGTATTAAAAGGGAGTAAAATATAATGATTCTACTATTGTCTGTACCCCCTCCCATAAATTGAAGTACACCTAG contains:
- the LOC131029523 gene encoding serrate RNA effector molecule-like; its protein translation is MASPSPSRRGRRHDSSRHRFTSSSNQRSRDRIPNRSHRSREFHVRRGRSRSRSRSRSHDRHRRHHNRSRDRHSRRHHEYSSRPSRSTRNSPLKERNQIAFVRKSPLDLYKQFLAELDVNTLPEEAHRLFESDLRVKKEDFFYTHKDDPRLNDLYHPSHIEIAIQKRNEDGKKAARDFFRTINDPLMILEFEPPQNDERILNDLNLARHLIAKFDAEKGIEENLLLSFGQDGFFAQFVHVRNPDHSIRTLVGIELLNVVITYLWRVHKIHYYKMIEVDKSFVSEDVLKNLPAAELEHKLDSVWKERLQATDRLLVSLKKEKVECFVTQNLRVHYTVVTEDSGDGHRITSYVCEGNSCVEVYKTLGQITTHIHDQHSELVEVYSAQIRQEIYWENYMNDPFAPCDPHGG